GCCCAGTTAAAGCAGTGATGTGATAAGACAGAAAGCATCAAAATTTTCATTATTGAACATATTTCTTTAAGCCGAGAATTACTTCTTTTAAATTTTTATAAGATAAATAAAATTCCAGATCCTGACGGTCTAATTTGCTTACACTACGTTTTTTCCATTGATCGTACAGCTGTTCGATTAATAGGGCTATTTTATTAGATCTATTTATTTCCTCCCAAAAAGGATATCCGCTTCCCAACAGCCTTCGAGATTCACTTACAGGAGGCCCCAACAGCAAAATGGGCCGGTTAGCAGCCACACAATGTGGAAATTTCCCCGGCAAAAAAGGACTCAAATCTGACTTGGCTTCCAGTATTACATTGACGGAGCTTAAGTTTTGTATAGATGCCACCAAATCATAGGGAATTCTTTCTTCGATAACGTAAACTTCCGAATGCTTTTGGATGACCTCCCTCAGCAATTGTGAATAATGATTTTTCCCACCAATAAATATTAAACGGGCATTTTGCTTTGCTTCAGGAAAATTCTGCAAAAAGCATTGAAATCCTTCTATCAACCCAACCGGATCGCGCCCCCACAACAAATTTCCTGCATGTATGATGTTAAAATTTGCAGGATTAAACCAGTCCGGTAGTTTCACATTTTTTTTATCCTGAAGAGGTATTTGGTGAGGAATTATCACTCCTGTGTTTAAAAACTGAGGGTGAAACTGTCCCATCCATTCCAAAAGTAGTTTACTCGGAAAGGCACTAAAAGCAGCTTTTTCGGAGATCTGGCGCACAAAAGACTCTTTTTTTTCTGAACCCGGTTCTGTCCAGGTATATGG
This Salinimicrobium tongyeongense DNA region includes the following protein-coding sequences:
- a CDS encoding UDP-glycosyltransferase; the protein is MEAFLRTRLKLPLNRVVEKQSGFSFTLLNDRNSIISYLKGIKPERFELIITLSQGGSFRPHHALLKLPEWHCKWLAYIHDPYPMRHFPPPYTWTEPGSEKKESFVRQISEKAAFSAFPSKLLLEWMGQFHPQFLNTGVIIPHQIPLQDKKNVKLPDWFNPANFNIIHAGNLLWGRDPVGLIEGFQCFLQNFPEAKQNARLIFIGGKNHYSQLLREVIQKHSEVYVIEERIPYDLVASIQNLSSVNVILEAKSDLSPFLPGKFPHCVAANRPILLLGPPVSESRRLLGSGYPFWEEINRSNKIALLIEQLYDQWKKRSVSKLDRQDLEFYLSYKNLKEVILGLKKYVQ